In one Cellulomonas sp. JZ18 genomic region, the following are encoded:
- a CDS encoding DUF4229 domain-containing protein, with translation MPVLVYSVLRVALFAVVTALLWWLGMRSWLAPLLAAFLAWGLSYVLLAGPRDAAARHLAHRAQERRAGRAGGRAGDDAAAEDAADDALRGGAAPSAGAGAGTGAGAAGAAAGPSGSAGPVAADVEDPDGATRRDPA, from the coding sequence GTGCCGGTCCTCGTCTACTCCGTCCTGCGCGTCGCCCTCTTCGCGGTCGTCACGGCCCTGCTCTGGTGGCTGGGGATGCGCTCGTGGCTCGCGCCCCTGCTCGCCGCGTTCCTCGCCTGGGGGCTGTCCTACGTGCTGCTCGCCGGACCCCGGGACGCGGCGGCGCGCCACCTCGCCCACCGCGCGCAGGAGCGCCGTGCGGGTCGCGCAGGGGGACGGGCCGGGGACGACGCGGCGGCCGAGGACGCCGCCGACGACGCCCTCCGGGGCGGCGCGGCGCCGTCCGCGGGTGCGGGCGCGGGCACGGGGGCGGGCGCGGCGGGTGCAGCGGCGGGGCCCTCCGGCTCCGCCGGCCCGGTCGCCGCCGACGTCGAGGACCCGGACGGCGCGACCCGGCGCGACCCGGCCTGA
- a CDS encoding PLDc N-terminal domain-containing protein, whose protein sequence is MPRYLVLLLVVGLTVYCLIDVVRSDGRARRGLPVALWLAVVVLLPVVGPVVWLVLRGTAGGSGAGPRRRPARPVAPDDDPEFLRRLDQERRRRERETRDQPGTGTGTGTGTGTDEASTDGAGDGAPDGDPSTT, encoded by the coding sequence GTGCCCCGGTACCTGGTCCTCCTGCTCGTCGTCGGTCTGACGGTCTACTGCCTGATCGACGTCGTGCGCAGCGACGGGCGCGCCCGGCGCGGGCTGCCGGTCGCCCTGTGGCTCGCCGTGGTCGTCCTGCTGCCGGTCGTCGGGCCGGTCGTGTGGCTGGTCCTGCGCGGCACGGCCGGCGGGTCGGGCGCCGGTCCCCGCCGTCGCCCCGCGCGGCCCGTGGCACCCGACGACGACCCCGAGTTCCTGCGCCGCCTGGACCAGGAGCGGCGGCGGCGTGAGCGCGAGACCCGCGACCAGCCGGGCACCGGCACCGGCACCGGCACCGGCACCGGCACCGACGAGGCGAGCACCGACGGCGCCGGGGACGGCGCGCCCGACGGGGACCCCTCCACGACCTGA
- a CDS encoding HAD family phosphatase has translation MPEGTRVAAFFDVDNTIIRGASAFHLAVGLYRRGFFRKRDILVFAFQQARYRLFGEDREQIDEVRSRALEIMRGHSVAEVTAIAEDVYDEVMSLRIYPGTRALLDAHLADGHAVWLVTATPTEIGELIARRLGTSGALGTVAEHRDGFYTGRLVGDLLHGEAKASAVRALAEREGYDLALCHAYGDSTNDVPILSTVGNPCAINPDRRLRRHAAEVGWPVREFRTRRRTARRGANAASLAGLAWAAAVVVRALRRRLTGS, from the coding sequence GTGCCCGAGGGCACGCGGGTCGCGGCCTTCTTCGACGTCGACAACACGATCATCCGCGGCGCCAGCGCGTTCCACCTGGCCGTCGGGCTGTACCGGCGGGGCTTCTTCCGCAAGCGCGACATCCTCGTGTTCGCGTTCCAGCAGGCGCGCTACCGGCTGTTCGGGGAGGACCGCGAGCAGATCGACGAGGTGCGCTCGCGGGCGCTCGAGATCATGCGCGGGCACTCCGTCGCCGAGGTCACGGCGATCGCCGAGGACGTCTACGACGAGGTCATGAGCCTGCGCATCTACCCGGGCACGCGTGCGCTGCTGGACGCGCACCTGGCCGACGGGCACGCGGTGTGGCTCGTCACGGCGACGCCCACCGAGATCGGCGAGCTCATCGCGCGGCGGCTCGGCACCTCCGGCGCGCTCGGCACCGTCGCCGAGCACCGGGACGGCTTCTACACGGGCCGCCTGGTCGGGGACCTGCTGCACGGCGAGGCGAAGGCGAGCGCGGTGCGCGCGCTCGCGGAGCGCGAGGGGTACGACCTCGCGCTGTGCCACGCCTACGGGGACTCGACGAACGACGTGCCGATCCTGTCCACCGTCGGCAACCCCTGCGCGATCAACCCCGACCGGCGGCTGCGCCGGCACGCCGCGGAGGTCGGCTGGCCCGTGCGCGAGTTCCGCACCCGTCGGCGCACCGCGCGCCGGGGTGCGAACGCGGCGAGCCTGGCCGGCCTCGCGTGGGCGGCCGCCGTCGTCGTGCGCGCGCTGCGACGGCGCCTCACCGGCTCCTGA
- a CDS encoding acetoin utilization protein AcuC yields the protein MLAYDFGVGHPMTSDRIDLTIALAAGLGLLEGPSVEVVAAEPAPDALLTTVHEPAYVAAVHAAAERGVPDPVRGLGTRDDPVFPQMHDAAARVVAGSVDAALAVWEGRAPHAVNVGGGLHHAMPGAASGFCVYNDAAVAIRALLAAGVERVAYVDVDAHHGDGVQAVFWDDPRVLTVSLHETGHALFPGTGYPGETGGPGAEGTAVNVALPSRTGDAGWLRALDAVVPAVVRAFAPQVLVTQHGCDTHRLDPLTSLRVSVDGQRVAAERLHALAHEVCDGRWLALGGGGYAVLDVVPRSWAHLIGIATHRPVDPATPVPQEWLDAVRQRYGRAAVGVMTDGVAVQPRPWSAGYDPADDVDRAVRATRAAVFPALGLDPELD from the coding sequence ATGCTCGCCTACGACTTCGGCGTGGGGCACCCCATGACCTCGGACCGCATCGACCTGACGATCGCCCTGGCCGCCGGGCTCGGGCTGCTCGAGGGGCCGTCCGTCGAGGTCGTGGCCGCCGAGCCCGCTCCCGACGCGCTGCTGACGACGGTGCACGAGCCCGCCTACGTCGCCGCGGTGCACGCGGCGGCCGAGCGCGGCGTGCCGGACCCGGTGCGCGGCCTGGGCACGCGCGACGACCCGGTGTTCCCGCAGATGCACGACGCGGCCGCGCGCGTCGTGGCGGGCTCGGTGGACGCCGCCCTCGCGGTCTGGGAGGGCAGGGCGCCGCACGCGGTCAACGTCGGCGGCGGCCTGCACCACGCGATGCCGGGCGCGGCGTCCGGCTTCTGCGTCTACAACGACGCGGCCGTCGCGATCCGCGCGCTGCTCGCGGCCGGCGTGGAGCGGGTCGCGTACGTGGACGTCGACGCGCACCACGGCGACGGGGTGCAGGCGGTGTTCTGGGACGACCCGCGCGTGCTCACGGTGTCGCTGCACGAGACGGGCCACGCGCTGTTCCCCGGCACGGGCTACCCGGGCGAGACGGGTGGACCCGGGGCGGAGGGCACGGCCGTCAACGTGGCGCTGCCCTCGCGCACGGGGGACGCGGGGTGGTTGCGCGCCCTGGACGCCGTCGTCCCGGCCGTCGTGCGGGCCTTCGCGCCGCAGGTGCTCGTCACGCAGCACGGCTGCGACACGCACCGGCTGGACCCGCTGACGTCGCTGCGCGTGAGCGTGGACGGCCAGCGCGTCGCGGCGGAGCGCCTGCACGCGCTCGCCCACGAGGTGTGCGACGGGCGCTGGCTCGCCCTGGGCGGCGGCGGGTACGCCGTGCTCGACGTCGTGCCGCGCTCCTGGGCCCACCTCATCGGCATCGCCACGCACCGCCCGGTGGACCCGGCCACCCCCGTGCCGCAGGAGTGGCTCGACGCGGTCCGCCAGCGGTACGGCCGGGCGGCGGTCGGCGTGATGACCGACGGCGTGGCGGTGCAGCCGCGCCCCTGGTCGGCGGGCTACGACCCGGCGGACGACGTCGACCGGGCCGTGCGCGCGACGCGGGCCGCGGTGTTCCCGGCCCTCGGCCTCGACCCCGAGCTCGACTGA
- a CDS encoding glutaredoxin family protein → MPAERARIVLYGRAGCHLCDDARAVVVRVSAATGAPWAEVDVDAPAPGGRDLRAEMGELVPVVEVDGVRRGYWRVDETRLLRALAAAAPRP, encoded by the coding sequence GTGCCCGCCGAGCGGGCCCGGATCGTCCTGTACGGCCGCGCCGGGTGCCACCTGTGCGACGACGCCCGTGCCGTCGTGGTGCGCGTCAGCGCGGCCACGGGCGCGCCGTGGGCGGAGGTCGACGTGGACGCCCCCGCGCCCGGCGGGCGCGACCTGCGCGCGGAGATGGGCGAGCTCGTCCCGGTCGTCGAGGTCGACGGCGTGCGCCGCGGGTACTGGCGCGTGGACGAGACCCGTCTGCTGCGGGCCCTCGCCGCGGCGGCGCCCAGGCCCTAG
- a CDS encoding YceI family protein produces MTALPAGLTTGTWAVDASHSEASFTVRHAGISKVRGTVGITSGTLTVGEDLESSSVVVTLDPASVDTRDANRDGHLKSADFFEVETYPEWTFTSTAVRAAGDDYVIAGDLTIHGVTRPVELETTFNGTAVDPFGNQRAGFEASVTISRKDFGLTWNAALEAGGVLVADKVRIDLDVSAIKQA; encoded by the coding sequence ATGACCGCTCTCCCCGCCGGCCTCACCACGGGCACCTGGGCCGTCGACGCGTCGCACTCGGAGGCGTCCTTCACCGTCCGCCACGCCGGCATCTCCAAGGTGCGCGGCACCGTCGGCATCACCTCCGGCACGCTCACCGTCGGCGAGGACCTCGAGTCGTCGTCCGTCGTCGTCACGCTCGACCCCGCCTCGGTGGACACGCGCGACGCCAACCGTGACGGCCACCTCAAGAGCGCCGACTTCTTCGAGGTCGAGACCTACCCCGAGTGGACGTTCACCTCGACGGCCGTGCGCGCCGCGGGGGACGACTACGTCATCGCGGGCGACCTCACGATCCACGGCGTGACGCGCCCGGTCGAGCTCGAGACGACGTTCAACGGCACGGCGGTCGACCCGTTCGGCAACCAGCGCGCGGGCTTCGAGGCCTCCGTGACGATCTCCCGCAAGGACTTCGGCCTCACGTGGAACGCCGCGCTCGAGGCCGGCGGCGTGCTCGTCGCGGACAAGGTCCGCATCGACCTCGACGTCTCGGCCATCAAGCAGGCCTGA
- a CDS encoding MarR family winged helix-turn-helix transcriptional regulator, which yields MSTTTSEGTPDATAPAADEVRWLTAEQQRHWRAWRDGSALLLDALGRELDAQSGLSLAEYEILVRLSEAPGRTLRMSELAGDLAHSRSRLTHTVARLERAGIVRREPAPGDARGVNCVMTDHGWDVLVAAAPGHVRSVREHLVDRLTDAQLAALGEAMQVVVDHLRSPGCTQARAEADGPAPAA from the coding sequence GTGAGCACCACCACCTCCGAGGGGACCCCCGACGCCACGGCGCCGGCTGCCGACGAGGTCCGCTGGCTGACCGCCGAGCAGCAGCGGCACTGGCGGGCCTGGCGCGACGGCTCCGCGCTCCTGCTCGACGCGCTCGGCCGTGAGCTCGACGCCCAGAGCGGCCTGTCGCTCGCCGAGTACGAGATCCTCGTCCGCCTCTCCGAGGCCCCCGGCCGCACGCTGCGCATGTCGGAGCTCGCCGGGGACCTCGCCCACTCGCGCAGCCGCCTCACCCACACCGTCGCACGGCTCGAGCGCGCCGGCATCGTGCGCCGCGAGCCCGCCCCCGGGGACGCGCGCGGCGTCAACTGCGTCATGACCGACCACGGGTGGGACGTGCTCGTCGCCGCCGCCCCCGGGCACGTGCGCTCGGTGCGGGAGCACCTCGTCGACCGCCTCACCGACGCCCAGCTGGCCGCGCTCGGCGAGGCGATGCAGGTCGTCGTCGACCACCTGCGCTCCCCGGGCTGCACGCAGGCGCGGGCGGAGGCCGACGGCCCGGCGCCCGCCGCCTGA
- a CDS encoding 30S ribosomal protein bS22: MGSVIKKRRKRMAKKKHRKLLRKTRHQRRNKK, from the coding sequence ATGGGCTCCGTCATCAAGAAGCGCCGCAAGCGCATGGCGAAGAAGAAGCACCGCAAGCTGCTGCGCAAGACGCGCCACCAGCGTCGCAACAAGAAGTGA
- a CDS encoding helix-turn-helix domain-containing protein, translating to MDEPRHEPQGRVRFLTVNEVADLMRVSRMTVYRLVHSGELPAVRVGRSFRVPQDALDAYLRSSATVDPAAGQEHRRSS from the coding sequence ATGGACGAGCCGCGGCACGAGCCCCAGGGCAGGGTGCGGTTCCTCACGGTCAACGAGGTCGCGGACCTCATGCGCGTCTCGCGGATGACCGTCTACCGGCTGGTGCACTCCGGCGAGCTGCCGGCGGTGCGCGTCGGCCGCTCCTTCCGCGTCCCGCAGGACGCGCTCGACGCCTACCTGCGCTCGTCGGCGACGGTCGACCCGGCAGCGGGCCAGGAGCACCGCCGCTCGTCCTGA
- a CDS encoding TrkA family potassium uptake protein translates to MADSLRAGGGEPRTAPRSPAKGAGILVIGLGRFGSSIAATLDRLGQDVLAVERNPDLVAQWAGRVPLVEADAANPEALEQLGARDFPVAVVGVGSYLEASVLITGNLVDIGVPQIWAKAISSEHARILQRIGAHHVVLPEADAGSRVAHLVSGKMLDYIEVEDGFTVVKMRPPKETQGFTLAQSKIRERYGVTVIGVKSPGVEFQYATPETRISSNDLIIVGGHAELLERFSARP, encoded by the coding sequence TTGGCTGACAGCCTGCGCGCCGGTGGCGGCGAGCCGCGCACCGCCCCCCGCTCCCCCGCCAAGGGGGCCGGCATCCTCGTCATCGGTCTCGGCCGGTTCGGGTCGTCCATCGCCGCGACGCTCGACCGGCTCGGGCAGGACGTGCTCGCGGTCGAGCGCAACCCCGACCTCGTGGCGCAGTGGGCGGGGCGCGTCCCGCTCGTCGAGGCGGACGCCGCGAACCCCGAGGCGCTCGAGCAGCTCGGCGCGCGCGACTTCCCGGTCGCGGTCGTCGGCGTCGGGTCCTACCTCGAGGCGTCCGTGCTCATCACGGGCAACCTCGTCGACATCGGCGTGCCGCAGATCTGGGCCAAGGCGATCTCCAGCGAGCACGCGCGCATCCTGCAGCGCATCGGCGCCCACCACGTCGTGCTGCCGGAGGCGGACGCCGGTTCCCGCGTCGCGCACCTCGTGTCCGGGAAGATGCTCGACTACATCGAGGTCGAGGACGGGTTCACGGTCGTGAAGATGCGCCCGCCGAAGGAGACGCAGGGCTTCACGCTCGCGCAGTCGAAGATCCGCGAGCGGTACGGCGTCACCGTCATCGGCGTGAAGAGCCCCGGCGTCGAGTTCCAGTACGCCACGCCCGAGACGCGCATCTCGTCGAACGACCTGATCATCGTCGGCGGTCACGCCGAGTTGCTCGAGCGGTTCTCCGCGCGCCCCTGA
- a CDS encoding cytochrome c biogenesis CcdA family protein, which produces MSADVGAAVATGSLLLALPVALVAGVVAFASPCVLPLVPGYLGLLGGLAGGADTSTDRSRRVLGAVDATDVVGIGRGTARPPAVTVATGTDGVGGRAADARPVPAAATAVPSADPGDERLARRRVLVGVTLFVAGFSLVFVAFGALAGSLGSLLWQWQDPVSRVLGAVTVVMGLAFLGLVPFAQGERRLQLAPRAGLWGAPLLGVAFGIGWTPCIGPTLATILTLSLTGGSAGRGALLAAVFCIGLGLPFVLVALGLQRSGRLLAWLRRHRLAVRRTGGGVLVVLGLALVTGVWGTWSAWLQGALTGADPFVPVL; this is translated from the coding sequence GTGAGCGCCGACGTGGGGGCGGCGGTCGCGACCGGCTCGCTGCTGCTCGCGCTGCCCGTGGCCCTGGTCGCCGGGGTCGTGGCGTTCGCGTCCCCGTGCGTGCTGCCGCTCGTGCCGGGGTACCTGGGGCTGCTCGGCGGCCTCGCCGGCGGGGCGGACACGTCGACGGACCGCTCCCGCCGCGTGCTGGGCGCGGTCGACGCGACGGACGTCGTCGGCATCGGCCGGGGGACGGCCCGCCCCCCGGCCGTCACCGTCGCCACCGGGACCGACGGCGTCGGCGGCCGGGCGGCGGACGCGCGTCCCGTGCCGGCCGCGGCGACCGCGGTGCCGTCGGCCGACCCCGGGGACGAGCGCCTCGCGCGTCGCCGGGTGCTCGTCGGCGTCACGCTGTTCGTCGCCGGGTTCTCGCTCGTCTTCGTCGCGTTCGGCGCGCTCGCGGGCTCGCTCGGGTCGCTGCTGTGGCAGTGGCAGGACCCGGTCAGCCGGGTGCTCGGCGCGGTCACGGTCGTCATGGGGCTGGCGTTCCTCGGCCTCGTGCCGTTCGCGCAGGGGGAGCGCCGGCTGCAGCTCGCGCCGCGGGCCGGTCTGTGGGGCGCGCCGCTGCTCGGGGTCGCGTTCGGCATCGGCTGGACGCCCTGCATCGGACCGACCCTCGCCACCATCCTCACCCTGTCCCTGACCGGCGGGTCCGCCGGCCGCGGCGCGCTGCTCGCCGCCGTCTTCTGCATCGGGCTCGGCCTGCCGTTCGTGCTCGTCGCGCTCGGTCTGCAGCGCTCCGGGCGGCTGCTCGCGTGGCTGCGCCGGCACCGGCTCGCGGTGCGGCGCACCGGCGGCGGTGTGCTCGTCGTCCTCGGCCTCGCGCTCGTCACGGGCGTGTGGGGCACGTGGTCCGCCTGGCTCCAGGGTGCCCTGACGGGCGCCGACCCCTTCGTCCCGGTGCTGTGA
- the ccsB gene encoding c-type cytochrome biogenesis protein CcsB, with protein MTLAQVSDLLVWGATTAFTIALVAWTIEMSRVAEQAQRVRAPRERELVAAGGAPAPAVPVAPAADGPAADVAARRTRAEGVARSTTLLGLVLLLAGVVTRGLAAGRWPTANMYEFAVVGVLVAVAVLAVVQRRRTIAFLAVLVMGIAVLGLALALLVFHVQADEVQPALDSYWLVLHVGVAIIATGVFTVAFATSVLQVLRDGRATGRSHLARPWRSADGLRRWLAPLRVTGPRFAWLEQVPDARRLEALSFRLNAVAFVLWTFTLIGGAIWAEHAWGRYWGWDPKEVGTFVAWVVYAAYLHARTTRGWSGRRAAYFVYAGYAVVIANFTVINLFVDGKHSYSGL; from the coding sequence GTGACCCTGGCGCAGGTGAGCGACCTGCTGGTGTGGGGGGCGACGACCGCGTTCACGATCGCGCTCGTCGCATGGACGATCGAGATGTCGCGCGTCGCCGAGCAGGCGCAGCGCGTCCGCGCGCCGCGCGAGCGCGAGCTCGTCGCCGCAGGCGGTGCACCCGCACCGGCCGTCCCGGTGGCGCCGGCCGCCGACGGCCCCGCGGCCGACGTCGCGGCGCGGCGCACCCGGGCCGAGGGTGTCGCCCGCAGCACCACGCTCCTCGGCCTCGTGCTCCTGCTCGCGGGCGTCGTCACGCGCGGCCTGGCCGCGGGCCGCTGGCCGACTGCCAACATGTACGAGTTCGCGGTCGTCGGGGTGCTCGTCGCCGTGGCCGTGCTCGCCGTGGTGCAGCGTCGGCGGACCATCGCGTTCCTCGCGGTCCTCGTCATGGGCATCGCGGTGCTCGGGCTCGCGCTGGCGCTCCTCGTCTTCCACGTGCAGGCGGACGAGGTCCAGCCCGCGCTCGACAGCTACTGGCTCGTCCTGCACGTCGGCGTCGCGATCATCGCGACCGGCGTCTTCACCGTGGCCTTCGCGACCTCGGTGCTGCAGGTGCTCCGCGACGGCCGCGCGACCGGGCGCTCCCACCTGGCGCGGCCGTGGCGCTCGGCGGACGGCCTGCGCCGCTGGCTGGCGCCCCTGCGGGTCACGGGGCCGCGCTTCGCGTGGCTCGAGCAGGTGCCCGACGCACGGCGCCTCGAGGCGCTGTCCTTCCGCCTCAACGCCGTCGCGTTCGTGCTGTGGACGTTCACGCTCATCGGCGGGGCGATCTGGGCCGAGCACGCGTGGGGCCGGTACTGGGGCTGGGACCCCAAGGAGGTCGGCACGTTCGTCGCGTGGGTCGTGTACGCCGCGTACCTGCACGCCCGCACGACGCGCGGGTGGAGCGGGCGGCGCGCCGCCTACTTCGTCTACGCGGGGTACGCGGTCGTGATCGCGAACTTCACGGTCATCAACCTGTTCGTCGACGGCAAGCACTCGTACTCCGGGCTCTGA
- a CDS encoding TlpA disulfide reductase family protein has translation MRRAVLRAAATAAAGLVLLAGCTSDGGSDAPEDVVGQGYQSGDGATTTWAAGDRTEPLVLAGTDYEGTDRDVTQWRGDVVVLNTWYAACPPCRAEAPDLVALAQDYADRGVHVLGINVRDAAGAAQAFQREFAVPYPSIADTDGSAVAALQGVVPVSAVPTTVVLDREGRVAARVLGLVDGSTLRALVDELLAEGDAGTAAAAPTGTGTAAP, from the coding sequence GTGCGCCGCGCCGTCCTGCGCGCCGCCGCGACCGCCGCGGCGGGCCTCGTGCTGCTCGCCGGCTGCACGTCGGACGGCGGCTCGGACGCCCCCGAGGACGTCGTGGGGCAGGGGTACCAGTCCGGCGACGGCGCCACCACGACGTGGGCCGCGGGCGACCGGACCGAGCCGCTCGTGCTGGCCGGCACCGACTACGAGGGCACGGACCGGGACGTGACGCAGTGGCGCGGCGACGTCGTCGTGCTCAACACCTGGTACGCCGCCTGCCCGCCCTGCCGCGCGGAGGCGCCGGACCTCGTCGCCCTCGCGCAGGACTACGCGGACCGGGGCGTGCACGTCCTCGGCATCAACGTGCGCGACGCGGCGGGTGCGGCCCAGGCGTTCCAGCGCGAGTTCGCCGTGCCCTACCCGAGCATCGCGGACACCGACGGGTCCGCCGTCGCCGCGCTGCAGGGCGTCGTACCGGTCAGCGCCGTGCCCACGACCGTCGTGCTCGACCGCGAGGGACGCGTCGCCGCGCGCGTCCTCGGCCTCGTGGACGGCTCCACCCTGCGGGCGCTCGTCGACGAGCTGCTGGCCGAGGGTGACGCCGGGACGGCCGCGGCCGCGCCGACCGGGACGGGCACGGCCGCGCCGTGA
- a CDS encoding TrkH family potassium uptake protein, with protein MAAGPGLLWRVREYVDRAARQGPARLALTVFALVVVLITALLSAPWATAHGGRAPFVDAFFTATSATTVTGLVTVPTGEYWSIWGLVVILVAIKIGGLGVMTLASLLGMAVSRRIGLTQRLLVSSETKVTRLGEVGSLVRTVIVTSTALEVAIALALFPRLVLHEDNVGTAAWHAAFYAISAFNNAGFVPTPEGLEPFVSDWWMLLPIIVGVFIGSLGFPVILNIANHLREPRRWNLHSKLTLAMSVALLLFGSVVVAAFEWTNPGTFKPLDWAGTLLASLFAGIMPRSGGFSTVDVGEMHEGTWLLLDALMFVGGGSAGTAGGIKVTTLAVMLLAIVAEARGDRDVEAFGRRISRDTLQVAIAVAFVSASFVLVAALLLLAMTGLTLDVILFEVISAFATCGLSTGITPDLPDPAKYVLAVLMFIGRTGTITLAAALALRNRRRVVRYPEERPIIG; from the coding sequence ATGGCGGCGGGACCAGGCCTGCTGTGGCGTGTCCGCGAGTACGTCGACCGGGCCGCGCGCCAGGGCCCGGCACGCCTGGCGCTGACCGTCTTCGCCCTCGTCGTCGTCCTCATCACGGCCCTGCTGTCCGCCCCCTGGGCGACCGCGCACGGCGGGCGCGCGCCGTTCGTCGACGCGTTCTTCACGGCGACGTCGGCCACGACGGTCACCGGGCTGGTGACGGTGCCGACGGGCGAGTACTGGTCGATCTGGGGGCTCGTCGTCATCCTCGTCGCCATCAAGATCGGCGGGCTGGGGGTCATGACCCTGGCGTCGCTGCTCGGCATGGCGGTCTCCCGCCGGATCGGGCTGACGCAGCGCCTGCTCGTGTCGTCGGAGACGAAGGTGACGCGCCTGGGCGAGGTCGGCTCGCTCGTGCGCACGGTCATCGTGACGTCGACGGCGCTCGAGGTCGCGATCGCGCTGGCGCTGTTCCCGCGGCTCGTGCTGCACGAGGACAACGTCGGCACCGCCGCGTGGCACGCGGCGTTCTACGCGATCTCGGCGTTCAACAACGCGGGCTTCGTGCCGACGCCCGAGGGCCTGGAGCCGTTCGTCTCCGACTGGTGGATGCTGCTGCCGATCATCGTCGGCGTCTTCATCGGCTCGCTCGGGTTCCCGGTCATCCTCAACATCGCCAACCACCTGCGCGAGCCCCGGCGCTGGAACCTGCACTCCAAGCTCACGCTCGCGATGAGCGTCGCGCTGCTGCTGTTCGGGTCGGTCGTCGTCGCGGCGTTCGAGTGGACCAACCCGGGCACCTTCAAGCCGCTCGACTGGGCCGGCACCCTGCTGGCCTCGCTGTTCGCGGGGATCATGCCGCGATCGGGGGGCTTCTCCACGGTCGACGTCGGGGAGATGCACGAGGGGACCTGGCTGCTGCTCGACGCGCTCATGTTCGTCGGGGGCGGCTCGGCCGGCACCGCGGGCGGCATCAAGGTGACGACGCTCGCGGTCATGCTCCTCGCGATCGTCGCGGAGGCCCGCGGCGACCGGGACGTGGAGGCGTTCGGCCGGCGGATCTCGCGCGACACGCTCCAGGTCGCGATCGCCGTCGCGTTCGTCTCCGCCAGCTTCGTGCTCGTCGCCGCCCTGCTGCTGCTCGCGATGACCGGCCTGACCCTCGACGTGATCCTCTTCGAGGTCATCTCCGCGTTCGCGACGTGCGGCCTGTCGACCGGCATCACTCCCGACCTGCCCGACCCCGCGAAGTACGTCCTCGCCGTGCTCATGTTCATCGGCCGGACGGGCACGATCACGCTTGCCGCGGCGCTCGCGCTGCGCAACCGTCGTCGCGTCGTCCGCTACCCGGAAGAGAGGCCGATCATTGGCTGA
- a CDS encoding redox-sensing transcriptional repressor Rex, with amino-acid sequence MDGRARSGRGAQVPPATVARLPGYLRALDAVAGEGAVLTSSDELAARVGVTPAQLRKDLSFLGSYGVRGVGYDVAHLREQVRVALGLADERRVVLVGVGNLGHALANYAGFAQRGFSLVALVDADPRVVGTSVAGLVVQPAERLEDVVVTTGATIAVLTTPASVAQAVCDRLVAAGVVGVLTFAPAALRVPPHVDVRAVDVASELQILAFHDARRAAAAGGA; translated from the coding sequence GTGGACGGTCGGGCACGGTCGGGTCGGGGGGCGCAGGTGCCGCCCGCGACGGTGGCGCGCCTGCCCGGGTACCTGCGGGCGCTGGACGCCGTGGCGGGGGAGGGTGCTGTCCTCACGTCCTCGGACGAGCTGGCGGCGCGCGTCGGGGTGACGCCCGCGCAGCTGCGCAAGGACCTGTCGTTCCTCGGCTCCTACGGCGTGCGGGGCGTCGGCTACGACGTGGCGCACCTGCGCGAGCAGGTGCGGGTCGCCCTGGGCCTGGCCGACGAGCGGCGGGTCGTGCTGGTGGGCGTCGGCAACCTGGGGCACGCGCTCGCGAACTACGCGGGGTTCGCCCAGCGCGGGTTCAGCCTCGTCGCCCTCGTCGACGCGGACCCGCGGGTCGTCGGGACGTCGGTCGCCGGGCTCGTCGTGCAGCCGGCGGAGCGGCTCGAGGACGTGGTGGTCACGACCGGGGCGACGATCGCCGTGCTGACCACGCCCGCGTCGGTCGCGCAGGCGGTGTGCGACCGGCTCGTGGCAGCCGGCGTGGTGGGCGTGCTGACGTTCGCGCCGGCGGCGCTGCGCGTGCCCCCGCACGTCGACGTGCGGGCCGTGGACGTGGCGTCGGAGCTGCAGATCCTCGCGTTCCACGACGCGCGGCGGGCCGCGGCGGCGGGCGGGGCGTGA